A stretch of DNA from Paenibacillus sp. FSL W8-0186:
ACTTAGTCCAAGCTGGTGAAAAGGCTTCTTCTTCGCTTTCATAATTCCGGGCAGGGAAGGGTAGCGGGGCTCGTTCAATCCTTGCTGCGCCGTAAAAAGGGCAGGCAGGGCGACCTCGATCGTCTCGGCGTCGCCTTCCGCATCCCGGAGCACCTTCGCTTTGCCGTCAGCGATCTCCAGCTTTGTGACCGAGGAGACATGGGGGAGATTGAGCAGACGGGCCAAACGGACGGCGACTTGCCCCGACCCCTGATCCACGGAAAAATTGCCGCCGAGCACAACATCGGCGGATACTTTGTGCAAATACGCGGCGAGCACGACTGATAGGCTATATTCGTCTGAAGGAATTCGCTCATCCGAGATCAGCACCGCCTCATCTGCGCCCATGGCCAGGGCGGTTCGCAGCGCCTCGGCAGACCTTTGCGGGCCAACGGAAACAACCGTGACCTGGCCGCCGTGCAGCTCCTTCAGGCGAAGCGCCTCTTCTACCGCATACTCATCGTAAGGATTAATGATGAACTTGACGCCATCCTCGGAGATTTCCCCGTCTTGAATCACGATTTTCTCCTCGGTATCGAAGGTTTGTTTCAAAAGCACGAAAATGTTCATGCTGTTTCTCCTCCTTCACATTAGTGACCGCGTTATTGACATACGCACTTGTCAAATTTGTCGCCAGATATCCCAAAGCCGATGTCAGTCTACGCTAGGAACTCAAGGCCTTGAGGAAGAAATCGACCGTCTTGTCAACCTGGGCGGAGAGGGAATATTTCCTCCCGGAAATAAGCCACGAGGTCACGACCTCATCCATTGCCCCGAAGATCAGGTGGCGCGTAAGCTTGGGATCAAGCTCGGGACGGAATGAATTCTCATGAATCCCCTTCTGTACAATATGCTCGATCAGCTGAATATAGGGCTTCACGGATAAGCCAATCGCCTTGCGCAGCTCAATGGAGCTCTGCCGGAGCTCGATTTGGGTAACGTAGGCGAGATCGACGTTGTTCTCCAGTTCGGTGAAATGGATCTCGCATACTTTGCGCAGGGCCTGCTCCGCGGTATCGGTCTCCTGAATGCTGCTGTTGAATCTGTCGACCAGCTTGCCCAAGCGATCCTCAAACAAAGAGATAAGGATATCTTCCTTCTTCTTGAAATATAAATAAATCGTACCGTCCGCTACTCCGGCCTCCTTCGCGATTTTGGACACCTGAGACCCGTGAAACCCATTCTCGGCAATGACTTTCTGCGCCGCATCCAAAATCATTTCAAATTTTTCCTGTTTTCTACTTGTCATCAGGTCACCTCAATGCTAATATTTAAACCAACTGAATGAATGCTCATTCATTTTTGATATTATCTTAGGGGAAATGATGGGAAAAGTCAATGTTTGTTCGTTCATCGTCAAGAAGTCCAATCGGTTGTAAACGCTATCTAAAGCTTGTCGTCTTAGTTTAACCATTACGGAAGAAAGGACGGAAAGCATATGACGTGGCAGCTCATTAACTTGGTTTTATTTCTGACGGCAACGGGGCTCGGCCTATATTTGTTCGCGGTCGTTGTTCATCGCCGTTACAGCTACCTGCGGCTCGGAAAAAGCGTTGAGCTGCGGCAACGCGGCATGGGCAGGGCGGCTGAATATTTGTCCGAGGTATTCGGCCAAAAGAAGCTGCTGAAGGATCCGCGCAGCGGCCTGATGCATATCGTCATTTTTTACGGATTCATTATTTTGCAGTTCGGCGCCTTGGATCTGATTGTCAAAGGACTGGCCAAAGGCAGGCATTTGCCCCTTCCTGCCTACGAGTCCTTCGGCCTGCTGCAGGAGATTACGGTTCTGCTCATTTTGCTGGCTATGGGTTATGCCTTTTATCGCCGTTACGGCGAGAAGCTGTCCCGGCTGAAAAGAGGCTGGAAGCCCAGTATAGTCGTTATGTTCATCTATTCGCTCATGTTGACCGTTCTGTTCTCGCTCGCCTTCGAACGGCTTTGGCTCGGGCTGGAGCCATCCGGCTACGCCCCCATTTCCTCACTGATCGCAGCAGCGTTTGCCGGGATACCGCAATCCTCCGCAGCTATCTTCTTTTACCTGTTCTGGTGGCTGCATTTAATCATACTGCTATCCTTCTTAGTTTACGTACCCCAATCGAAGCATTTTCACATTATTACTGCACCGATTAACCTGTGGCTGCGCCGGAGCGAACCCGCCGGGCGCTTGAAGAAGCTGGATCTCGAAGATGAAGAGGCCGAGAGCTTCGGCGCCGGCAGGATCGAGGATTTCACGCAAAAGCAGATGCTCGACTTCTACGCCTGCGTGGAGTGCGGCCGCTGCACAAACGCCTGCCCGGCATCGAATACCGGCAAGCCATTGTCACCAATGCATCTGATCACGAAGCTGCGCGATCATTTACAGGAGAAAGGGACTGTGATTACCGGGAAATCCCCCCAAGTGCCAGCTTTCGCCAATTCCATGCACGGCGCTCATGCCCTTGAGTTTGCGCCCGCAGCTGAACCCCTTCAGCCCGTTTGGTGCGACGAGGCCGGTATAACCAATATCGCGCCTACGATGGATTGGCATAAAGCCACCTGGAGGCTTCAGGATCAATCATCTCCCGAGGATATAGCCCTGATCGGCGGAGTGATGACGGAGGAGGAAATTTGGTCCTGCACGACCTGCCGGAACTGTGAGGATCAGTGTCCTGTCGGCAATGAGCACGTTGATAAAATCATCGATTTGCGCCGACATCTCGTTCTCATGGAAGGCCGTCTCCCGCAGGAAGGACAACGCGCAATGATGAACATCGAACGCCAGGGGAATCCGTGGGGGCTTAGCCGTACCGACCGGGCGAACTGGACGGGAGAGGTGGAGGGAATTTCCGTCCCTACAGTCGGGGAGAATCCGAAGTTCGAATATTTGTTTTTCGTCGGGTCGATGGGCTCTTATGATCAGCGCAGCCGCAAAATATCGAAGGCCTTCGTCCGTCTCCTGCACGAAGCTGGTGTGAGCTTTGCAATTCTCGGCAATGAGGAGAGGAATTCCGGCGATACGCCGCGGCGGCTAGGCAATGAACTTCTGTATCAACAGCTGTGCCAGGAGAATATCGCTTCCTTTCGCAAGTACGGCGTACGCAAAATCGTGACCGCCTGTCCGCATACGTTCAATACGCTAAAGAACGAATATCCCGATTTCGGGCTGGAGGAGGTGGATGTACTTCATCATACACAGCTGCTGAGCCGGCTGGTGACGGAGGGAAGGCTGATTCCGAGACATGAAGTGAACGAGCGCATCACTTACCACGACTCCTGTTATCTTGGCCGATACAACAACGTATATGAGGAGCCTAGAGCCGTGCTCCGTGCCATTCCCGGCGTTCAGCTTGTTGAAATGGAACGCAGCCGGGAGAACGGCATGTGCTGTGGAGCCGGGGGCGGGCTCATGTGGATGGAGGAGAACAGCGGGAAACGGGTCAATGTGGCTAGAACCGAACAGGCGCTTAAGGTAAACCCGAGCTTGATCAGCAGTGCATGCCCTTACTGCCTTACGATGCTGGAGGATGGCACGAAACTGAAGGAGGCCGATGATACGGTCAAAACAAAGGATGTTGCGGAAATATTGGCGCTGTCCGTGTTTGGCAGTGATACGGCAGTTACGGGACAGACGGAAATGATGATTGTTCCGGAGGGAAGCATATAGCTGCCATTCGAGCAAAATCACCTAAAACAGCAAAATGTGTATGGGAGGGGAAGGAGTATGTTCAAACCGATTACAACTGCGGCCGTCATCGGCTCCGGAATTATGGGCTCGGGGATTGCAGCGCAATTGGCGAATGTGGGAATATCGTGCCTTCTGCTGGATATCGTTCCGACACAGCTCACCGAGACCGAAGCCGCAAAGGGGCTGACGCTGGAGGAACCGGCTGTACGAAGCCGGCTTGCCTCGTCGGCCATCAAGCAGCTGGCGAAGACCAAACCGGCGCCGCTCTATGATGAGCGCTTCGCCAAACGGATTACCCCCGGAAATTTGGAGGATGATCTTCACCGCATTTCTGGCGTGGATTGGGTGATCGAGGTCGTGGTCGAGAATCTGGAGGTGAAGCGGAAGCTGCTCAGCGATATCGAGCGGTATTGGCGGCCCGGTGTTGTCGTCAGCTCCAACACATCCGGGATCTCGATCAACGAGATGACGGAGGGGCGGTCGGAGGACTTCCGGCGTCATTTCCTCGGAACGCATTTCTTTAATCCGCCGAGGTATATGAAGCTGCTGGAAATTATTCCCGGAGACAACACAGATCCCGGCGTAGTGGCCAGGATGACCGAATTTGCGGAAAAGAAGCTCGGCAAGACGGTCGTCCAGGCCAAGGATACGCCGAATTTCATCGCTAATCGGATTGGAACATATGGGCTGCTCGTTACGCTGCGGGAAATGATTGCGAAGCGGCTGCCGGTGGAAGAGGTCGATGCCGTGACAGGTCCGGCAATGGGGCGGCCGAAGAGCGCGACATTTCGCACGCTCGATCTGGTCGGTCTGGATACGTTCGTGCATGTGGCGAACAATGTGTTCGAGCATGTAACGAATGAGCAGGAACGGGCGGTGTTTGCCATTCCCAATGTATTGAAAGAACTGGTCGCTCAAGGCAGGCTGGGGGAGAAATCGGGGCAAGGCTTCTATAAGAAGGTGAAGGGTTCCGAGGGCAGCCAGATCCTTGCGCTTGAGCTGGATTCGATGGAGTATAGGCCGGTTAGGAAAGCGGCTTCCGGGTCGCTGGAAGCGGCGAAGCTCGCGAAAGGCGCCCAGGCTAAGACAAAGGCGCTGCTGTCAGGCGGAGACCGTTATGCGGATTTTGCCTGGGACGTATTGAAGCAGGTGCTCCTGTATTCCGCGGAGAAGGTCGGCGAAATCGCGGACAGTATCCGCGAAATTGATGAAGCGATGAAATGGGGCTTCAATTGGGAGCTCGGTCCCTTTGAGACGTGGGATGCCATCGGCCTGCCCCGCTCTGTCGCACGGATGAAAGCCGAAGGCTTGAGCATT
This window harbors:
- a CDS encoding electron transfer flavoprotein subunit beta/FixA family protein; the encoded protein is MNIFVLLKQTFDTEEKIVIQDGEISEDGVKFIINPYDEYAVEEALRLKELHGGQVTVVSVGPQRSAEALRTALAMGADEAVLISDERIPSDEYSLSVVLAAYLHKVSADVVLGGNFSVDQGSGQVAVRLARLLNLPHVSSVTKLEIADGKAKVLRDAEGDAETIEVALPALFTAQQGLNEPRYPSLPGIMKAKKKPFHQLGLSELGLSDAEIAPRTERISLSLPPQRQAGQILQGELKEQAAQLVSLLRSDAKAI
- a CDS encoding TetR/AcrR family transcriptional regulator, which produces MTSRKQEKFEMILDAAQKVIAENGFHGSQVSKIAKEAGVADGTIYLYFKKKEDILISLFEDRLGKLVDRFNSSIQETDTAEQALRKVCEIHFTELENNVDLAYVTQIELRQSSIELRKAIGLSVKPYIQLIEHIVQKGIHENSFRPELDPKLTRHLIFGAMDEVVTSWLISGRKYSLSAQVDKTVDFFLKALSS
- a CDS encoding (Fe-S)-binding protein, which translates into the protein MTWQLINLVLFLTATGLGLYLFAVVVHRRYSYLRLGKSVELRQRGMGRAAEYLSEVFGQKKLLKDPRSGLMHIVIFYGFIILQFGALDLIVKGLAKGRHLPLPAYESFGLLQEITVLLILLAMGYAFYRRYGEKLSRLKRGWKPSIVVMFIYSLMLTVLFSLAFERLWLGLEPSGYAPISSLIAAAFAGIPQSSAAIFFYLFWWLHLIILLSFLVYVPQSKHFHIITAPINLWLRRSEPAGRLKKLDLEDEEAESFGAGRIEDFTQKQMLDFYACVECGRCTNACPASNTGKPLSPMHLITKLRDHLQEKGTVITGKSPQVPAFANSMHGAHALEFAPAAEPLQPVWCDEAGITNIAPTMDWHKATWRLQDQSSPEDIALIGGVMTEEEIWSCTTCRNCEDQCPVGNEHVDKIIDLRRHLVLMEGRLPQEGQRAMMNIERQGNPWGLSRTDRANWTGEVEGISVPTVGENPKFEYLFFVGSMGSYDQRSRKISKAFVRLLHEAGVSFAILGNEERNSGDTPRRLGNELLYQQLCQENIASFRKYGVRKIVTACPHTFNTLKNEYPDFGLEEVDVLHHTQLLSRLVTEGRLIPRHEVNERITYHDSCYLGRYNNVYEEPRAVLRAIPGVQLVEMERSRENGMCCGAGGGLMWMEENSGKRVNVARTEQALKVNPSLISSACPYCLTMLEDGTKLKEADDTVKTKDVAEILALSVFGSDTAVTGQTEMMIVPEGSI
- a CDS encoding 3-hydroxyacyl-CoA dehydrogenase/enoyl-CoA hydratase family protein, which encodes MFKPITTAAVIGSGIMGSGIAAQLANVGISCLLLDIVPTQLTETEAAKGLTLEEPAVRSRLASSAIKQLAKTKPAPLYDERFAKRITPGNLEDDLHRISGVDWVIEVVVENLEVKRKLLSDIERYWRPGVVVSSNTSGISINEMTEGRSEDFRRHFLGTHFFNPPRYMKLLEIIPGDNTDPGVVARMTEFAEKKLGKTVVQAKDTPNFIANRIGTYGLLVTLREMIAKRLPVEEVDAVTGPAMGRPKSATFRTLDLVGLDTFVHVANNVFEHVTNEQERAVFAIPNVLKELVAQGRLGEKSGQGFYKKVKGSEGSQILALELDSMEYRPVRKAASGSLEAAKLAKGAQAKTKALLSGGDRYADFAWDVLKQVLLYSAEKVGEIADSIREIDEAMKWGFNWELGPFETWDAIGLPRSVARMKAEGLSIPVWVKEWLAQGNETFYKKEGGVLFQASGLKYKQVNIPPERISLRELKEQNKVVKANSGASLIDLGDGVACLEFHSPNNAIGGDILAMISQSVEEVRRNFAGLVIANQGRNFCVGANLMLLLMEAQDEEWDEIDDIIRLFQSTMYNLKRFEKPVVAAPHRMTLGGGVEACMPADQVIAAAETYYGLVEAGVGLIPAGGGCKELALRASRHAGADGDLQPLLNRAFETIGMAKVSSSGHDAKTLGYLKEHDRVVVNSDYLIHEAKQAVLRMSAAGYEPPLEELIRVAGSEGKAVLQMGAISMRESRYISDHDLLIAKKLAHVLAGGDVPPGSYVSEQYMLDLEREAFLSLCGEPKTRQRMQHMLATGKPLRN